The Flavobacteriales bacterium genome has a window encoding:
- a CDS encoding DUF779 domain-containing protein, whose protein sequence is MLSIKATEKATSTLRSYKEKYKELILHYVKDEKNTLSPILLPNEKAYLEEDAVCIESFGGVELYVDSTIEPSLYNLDELVLDIEKGEGSSYSLVAETGQHFTLNKV, encoded by the coding sequence ATGTTATCAATTAAAGCTACAGAAAAAGCTACCTCGACTTTAAGAAGCTATAAGGAAAAGTATAAAGAATTGATTTTACATTATGTAAAAGATGAAAAAAATACATTATCACCTATACTGTTGCCTAATGAAAAAGCATATTTAGAAGAAGACGCAGTATGTATTGAATCCTTTGGAGGAGTAGAATTATATGTAGATTCAACAATTGAACCTTCGCTTTATAACCTTGATGAATTAGTATTAGATATAGAAAAAGGTGAGGGGTCAAGTTATTCTTTAGTTGCTGAAACTGGGCAGCATTTTACACTCAATAAGGTTTAA
- a CDS encoding AraC family transcriptional regulator N-terminal domain-containing protein, whose protein sequence is MDALLRQHLSNRKLSTLVENRTIYNAQYAELNIFETFEYAEKVNLKFNYPIIASMLTGKKIMHTADKPFEFLPGESLIMPENNELIIDFPDAELNAPTQCLALGIDTHKIEEIVHYFNKRVEIEHENNGWELDQSTSPLINSMAVNQVLHRLIHTFTSNDKSKDILIDLTIQELIVRLLQTKAKTVILNDLNASFEDTRIGNTIQYIKKNFTNKDITVETLAEKACMSVSNFHKKFKNTLGISPIDYLNSEKIKFSKKLLMENKGDTLSEIAFKTGYNSVSYFIRKFKEHELMTPKQYIKLFNPKQK, encoded by the coding sequence ATGGACGCATTATTAAGGCAACATCTTTCCAATCGTAAACTGTCAACACTTGTTGAAAACAGAACGATTTATAATGCCCAGTATGCTGAGTTAAATATTTTTGAAACTTTCGAATATGCTGAAAAAGTCAACTTAAAGTTTAATTATCCCATTATAGCAAGTATGCTAACTGGAAAAAAGATTATGCATACTGCCGATAAGCCTTTTGAATTTTTACCTGGAGAATCGCTCATCATGCCAGAAAATAATGAGTTGATTATTGATTTTCCTGATGCCGAATTGAATGCTCCGACCCAATGTTTAGCCCTTGGAATAGATACACATAAGATCGAAGAAATTGTACACTATTTTAATAAACGTGTTGAAATTGAACATGAAAATAATGGTTGGGAATTAGATCAAAGTACCTCACCTTTAATCAATAGCATGGCTGTGAATCAAGTACTCCATCGATTGATACATACATTTACTTCAAATGATAAATCTAAGGATATATTGATCGACTTAACGATTCAAGAGTTAATTGTTAGGCTCTTACAAACTAAGGCCAAAACTGTGATTCTAAACGATCTAAATGCTTCTTTTGAAGATACAAGAATTGGAAATACAATCCAATACATCAAAAAGAATTTTACGAACAAAGATATTACCGTCGAAACGCTTGCTGAAAAAGCGTGTATGAGTGTTTCTAATTTTCATAAAAAGTTCAAAAACACCTTAGGAATATCACCTATAGACTATCTCAACTCTGAGAAAATTAAATTCTCCAAAAAACTATTAATGGAAAATAAAGGAGATACTTTATCAGAAATAGCCTTTAAAACAGGATATAATAGTGTCAGTTATTTTATCCGAAAATTTAAAGAGCATGAGTTGATGACTCCTAAACAGTACATCAAATTATTTAACCCTAAACAAAAATAA